A portion of the Rhinopithecus roxellana isolate Shanxi Qingling chromosome 19, ASM756505v1, whole genome shotgun sequence genome contains these proteins:
- the CDRT4 gene encoding CMT1A duplicated region transcript 4 protein isoform X3, with amino-acid sequence MDARRMKKEEGLTENTGLPQKLLEKHDPWPAYVTYTSQTVKRLTEKSKTRELECMRALEESPWASRQNKPSSVIQPKRRKSSKSSGKAVFRDTLSESTLSMWGAYSVSAMAPTMIPEPTCLHTDSRDCPAENYNKIIFARKPVMRMLSTVRY; translated from the coding sequence GACTCACAGAAAACACTGGACTTCCCCAGAAGCTGCTTGAAAAACACGACCCTTGGCCAGCCTATGTCACCTATACCTCCCAGACAGTGAAAAGACTCACTGAGAAAAGCAAAACTAGAGAACTGGAATGCATGCGTGCCCTCGAGGAAAGCCCCTGGGCGTCTAGGCAGAATAAACCTTCCAGTGTCATTCAGCCGAAAAGGAGAAAGTCGTCCAAGTCTTCCGGCAAAGCTGTGTTCAGGGACACGCTGTCAGAATCCACGTTATCAATGTGGGGCGCTTATTCAGTATCGGCCATGGCTCCTACCATGATCCCAGAACCCACATGCTTACATACGGATTCCAGAGACTGTCCAGCTGAAAACTATAACAAGATCATCTTTGCCCGAAAGCCTGTGATGAGGATGCTCTCTACAGTTCGCtactga